A genomic window from Nocardioides sp. BP30 includes:
- a CDS encoding TetR/AcrR family transcriptional regulator, translating to MTTAVLDSRSRLLAGLSDALRERSYAEVTVADIVRQARTSKRTFYEHFADKHDCLVALLTMSNLELRRCIAASVDPSAPWETQVRQGVGALLELVHAEPHLFLNWFRAVPTLGDEGRVLVREGMATFVELLRTLADTPDLQRAGVEPPTRELGIIVFGGLRELIATALEEGRDPLTLIEPASRALSALLAPRG from the coding sequence GTGACGACCGCCGTACTCGACAGCCGCTCCCGCCTGCTCGCCGGGCTCTCGGACGCGCTGCGCGAGCGGTCCTACGCGGAGGTCACGGTGGCCGACATCGTCCGCCAGGCACGTACGTCGAAGCGCACCTTCTACGAGCACTTCGCCGACAAGCACGACTGCCTCGTCGCCTTGCTGACCATGTCCAACCTCGAGCTGCGGCGTTGCATCGCCGCCTCCGTCGACCCCTCCGCGCCCTGGGAGACCCAGGTCCGTCAGGGGGTCGGCGCGCTGCTGGAGCTGGTGCACGCCGAGCCGCACCTGTTCCTGAACTGGTTCCGGGCGGTGCCGACGCTGGGGGACGAGGGCCGCGTGCTGGTCCGGGAGGGGATGGCCACCTTCGTCGAGCTGCTGCGCACCCTGGCCGACACCCCCGACCTCCAGCGCGCCGGCGTCGAGCCGCCCACGCGCGAGCTCGGCATCATCGTCTTCGGCGGCCTGCGCGAGCTCATCGCCACGGCGCTGGAGGAGGGGCGCGACCCGCTGACCCTGATCGAGCCGGCCAGTCGGGCGCTCAGCGCGTTGCTCGCACCTCGAGGCTGA
- a CDS encoding DUF1905 domain-containing protein, translated as MAWDFAGEVVEWRGPAPYLFVVMPEVDSEELKEASRELAYWGQVPVTARIGATEFTTALFPRGGRYLVPVKVAVRRAERIAEGDTVSVSLEVRATR; from the coding sequence ATGGCCTGGGACTTCGCGGGCGAGGTCGTCGAGTGGCGCGGTCCGGCGCCGTACCTCTTCGTGGTCATGCCCGAGGTCGACAGCGAGGAGCTGAAGGAGGCCTCCCGGGAGCTGGCCTACTGGGGGCAGGTGCCGGTGACGGCACGGATCGGCGCCACCGAGTTCACCACCGCGCTCTTCCCCCGCGGAGGTCGCTACCTGGTACCGGTCAAGGTCGCGGTGCGACGCGCCGAGCGGATCGCCGAGGGTGACACCGTGTCGGTCAGCCTCGAGGTGCGAGCAACGCGCTGA
- a CDS encoding HAD family acid phosphatase, whose amino-acid sequence MSRRPTAAVPAALLGLALGSALLVPAAASAQRPAPAEPAVAAPAHARPAGLPSRSVWLAKVRKKLVGADAYLDAHVGDAARPALVLDIDNTSLQTHYRWPKPVRPTLRVAKHAVDLGYTVFFVTGRTQHSADSIRPQLSAAGYRYADVYGRPKGQGLAASKQANRARIVARGYTVVMDIGNRATDLWGDNVGHGIKLPSFHGLLS is encoded by the coding sequence ATGAGCCGACGCCCCACCGCCGCCGTACCCGCTGCGCTGCTCGGACTCGCCCTCGGGTCCGCGCTGCTCGTCCCGGCCGCCGCTAGCGCGCAGCGGCCGGCCCCGGCCGAGCCCGCCGTTGCGGCTCCCGCACACGCGCGTCCGGCCGGCCTGCCGTCCCGGTCGGTGTGGTTGGCCAAGGTGCGCAAGAAGCTCGTCGGCGCCGATGCCTACCTCGACGCGCACGTCGGCGACGCCGCCCGCCCGGCCCTGGTGCTCGACATCGACAACACCTCGCTGCAGACGCACTATCGCTGGCCCAAGCCGGTCCGGCCGACGCTGAGGGTGGCCAAGCACGCCGTCGACCTCGGGTACACCGTCTTCTTCGTCACCGGCCGGACCCAGCACAGCGCCGACAGCATCCGGCCGCAGCTCAGCGCCGCCGGCTACCGGTACGCCGACGTCTACGGTCGACCCAAGGGCCAGGGCCTGGCGGCGAGCAAGCAGGCCAACCGTGCCCGGATCGTGGCTCGCGGCTACACCGTGGTGATGGACATCGGCAACCGCGCCACCGACCTGTGGGGCGACAACGTCGGCCACGGCATCAAGCTGCCCAGCTTCCACGGGCTGCTCTCCTGA
- a CDS encoding LLM class flavin-dependent oxidoreductase: MKFSFWPAASHPVAEVLAEARQAEAEGWYGVWLADHYMPNTPAGAPADGPVHEAWSLLPALATATERVRIGTLVSPTSVHHPALLANRAATIDHLSGGRMVLGLGAGWQVNEHAAYGFELEEPGPRVTRFEESIQIVRSLLDQPRTTFRGKVYDVVDAPCDPKPLQRRLPIVVGSGSPRMLRITARHADEWNTWGTPETAAASRRKLLAACEQVGREPGTVHCSINSIVRLDAEAVPGRPSIGGSAAQLADQIGTYAEAGYDEFIVNGASLTGGAGERSDLLSRLRTEVLAQLGA; the protein is encoded by the coding sequence GTGAAGTTCTCCTTCTGGCCGGCCGCCTCGCACCCGGTCGCCGAGGTGCTCGCCGAGGCCCGCCAGGCCGAGGCCGAGGGCTGGTACGGCGTCTGGCTCGCCGACCACTACATGCCCAACACCCCCGCCGGGGCTCCTGCCGACGGCCCCGTGCACGAGGCCTGGTCGTTGCTGCCTGCCCTCGCGACAGCCACCGAGCGGGTCCGCATCGGCACCCTGGTCAGTCCCACCTCGGTGCACCACCCCGCCCTGCTGGCCAACCGCGCCGCCACCATCGACCATCTCTCCGGCGGCCGGATGGTCCTCGGTCTGGGTGCGGGCTGGCAGGTCAACGAGCACGCCGCCTACGGCTTCGAGCTCGAGGAGCCGGGCCCACGGGTGACCCGGTTCGAGGAGTCGATCCAGATCGTCCGCAGCCTGCTCGACCAGCCGCGGACCACCTTCCGGGGCAAGGTCTATGACGTCGTGGATGCGCCGTGCGACCCCAAGCCGCTCCAGCGGCGGCTGCCGATCGTGGTCGGCTCCGGCAGCCCGCGGATGCTGCGGATCACCGCCCGGCACGCCGACGAGTGGAACACCTGGGGCACCCCCGAGACGGCGGCCGCGTCCCGGCGCAAGCTGCTCGCGGCGTGCGAGCAGGTCGGCCGCGAGCCCGGCACGGTGCACTGCAGCATCAACAGCATCGTCCGCCTCGATGCCGAGGCCGTTCCCGGTCGGCCGAGCATCGGCGGATCGGCCGCCCAGCTCGCCGACCAGATCGGCACGTACGCCGAGGCCGGCTACGACGAGTTCATCGTCAACGGCGCCAGCCTGACCGGCGGCGCCGGTGAGCGCAGCGACCTGCTGTCCCGACTGCGCACCGAGGTGCTGGCCCAGCTCGGCGCCTGA
- a CDS encoding nitroreductase family deazaflavin-dependent oxidoreductase, producing the protein MSDWNSQVIEEFRANGGRVGGPFEGAPMVLVHHIGRRSGTERITPLVYLPGDDASTLYIFASKGGAPTHPDWYHNLVAAGSTTVEVGTETFPVRVEEVTGEERDRRYAAQVARMPGFGEYAEKTAGVRVIPVLELTRE; encoded by the coding sequence GTGAGCGACTGGAACAGCCAGGTGATCGAAGAGTTCCGCGCCAACGGCGGCCGCGTCGGCGGCCCGTTCGAGGGCGCGCCCATGGTGCTGGTGCACCACATCGGGCGGCGCAGTGGCACGGAGCGGATCACGCCGCTGGTGTACCTGCCCGGGGACGACGCCTCGACCCTCTACATCTTCGCGTCCAAGGGTGGCGCCCCCACCCACCCGGACTGGTACCACAACCTCGTCGCGGCCGGCAGCACCACCGTCGAGGTCGGCACCGAGACCTTCCCGGTCCGTGTCGAGGAGGTCACGGGCGAGGAGCGTGACCGTCGCTACGCCGCGCAGGTCGCTCGGATGCCCGGGTTCGGCGAGTACGCCGAGAAGACGGCGGGCGTCCGGGTGATCCCGGTGCTCGAGCTGACCCGGGAGTGA
- a CDS encoding DUF1330 domain-containing protein → MADPAEPSPDDLVLCCFLWSMPGQEAGLQEYEDQVLALLPEHGGSVVQRVRSTGAATGPREVQLLRFPDQDAADSYLEDARRLALADLRDRVIARTELFEVAVLR, encoded by the coding sequence ATGGCCGACCCCGCCGAACCCTCCCCTGACGACCTGGTGTTGTGCTGCTTCCTGTGGTCGATGCCCGGGCAGGAGGCGGGCCTTCAGGAGTACGAGGACCAGGTCCTCGCACTGCTGCCCGAGCACGGCGGCTCGGTGGTGCAGCGGGTCCGCTCGACGGGCGCGGCGACCGGGCCGCGGGAGGTGCAGCTGCTCCGGTTCCCCGACCAGGACGCGGCCGACAGCTACCTGGAGGACGCACGGCGGCTCGCCCTGGCGGACCTGCGCGACCGGGTGATCGCGCGCACCGAGCTCTTCGAGGTCGCGGTGCTCCGATGA
- a CDS encoding NUDIX hydrolase, translating to MSQHEPTGSDSVRTLVPVPPEQRPRRRRRTARVLLIDDRERLLLFHDTDPGLSGVFWWITPGGGLDPGESDRAAAVRELQEETGVVVNEADLVGPVMERRVVHGYTDVVVDQEDVFFACWVPAFDVSDAGHTPQERALMTGHHWWTREELAETTDEVWPAEVLELWADAEARRADGRDRPPLDGGDVEESTVPA from the coding sequence ATGAGCCAGCACGAGCCGACGGGCAGCGACTCGGTCCGCACGCTGGTCCCGGTGCCGCCGGAGCAGCGCCCGCGACGCCGGCGGCGTACGGCGCGCGTGCTGCTGATCGACGACCGCGAGCGGCTGCTCCTCTTCCACGACACCGACCCGGGCCTGAGCGGCGTGTTCTGGTGGATCACGCCGGGCGGTGGCCTCGATCCGGGCGAGTCCGACCGGGCCGCCGCCGTCCGGGAGCTGCAGGAGGAGACGGGCGTCGTCGTGAACGAGGCGGACCTCGTCGGGCCGGTGATGGAACGCCGGGTCGTGCACGGCTACACCGACGTGGTCGTCGACCAGGAGGACGTGTTCTTCGCCTGCTGGGTGCCTGCCTTCGACGTCTCCGACGCGGGGCACACGCCGCAGGAGCGTGCGCTGATGACCGGACACCACTGGTGGACGCGCGAGGAGCTGGCCGAGACCACGGACGAGGTCTGGCCGGCCGAGGTGCTCGAGCTGTGGGCGGACGCCGAGGCGCGGCGCGCCGACGGTCGGGACCGGCCCCCGCTCGACGGCGGCGACGTGGAGGAGTCGACCGTCCCCGCCTGA
- a CDS encoding DUF1800 domain-containing protein, giving the protein MGADSMEVSGSVLSSLARAKKKHPKKKHHAKHPKHHKKKHHKHKKKQPAATVTAPVVAPAKPADPAVVHIADRFTGGYTTALGQAISAAGGSLAWFDRQLAPDQVAESARAQQLWSWFPLLADTPAQRYASERSGGFGNWDYGIDLASWTILRRVHSNRAVLEAMVELWSDHLHVPVGSDGWYWRQDYDALIRTHALGKFSTLLIAASLHPAMLVFLNNAESTADHPDENQGRELLELHTVGRGLYDEDQVKASARILSGWTVKWPWDGDHPAVATWSAYYDPDRHATTAATVLGFSTDGDGRGGQTAKDYLDYLAHHPSTARRIATKIATRFVSDTPSDALVTKLAQVYLASDTDVRPVLQTLVRHPEFAAAAKQKVRTPVADMIATLRLLGVDVQPPASRDDAAHQLVFVHGGLQPYSWPRPDGPPDSAAEYASASRMLNSFAMHWNLAGGYWPTGGVTYRSPGAFLPAGKPTVAQYAEHLCRLFHATGTTATTTQALAQAIGMSPTDTIDPTSWQGEGLQEWLGVRALGVVLDHPRHMTR; this is encoded by the coding sequence ATGGGAGCCGATTCGATGGAGGTGTCCGGCTCCGTGCTCTCCTCGCTCGCTCGTGCGAAGAAGAAGCACCCCAAGAAGAAGCACCACGCCAAACACCCGAAGCACCACAAGAAGAAGCACCACAAGCACAAGAAGAAGCAGCCGGCCGCGACAGTGACGGCGCCGGTCGTCGCGCCCGCCAAGCCGGCCGACCCCGCCGTGGTGCACATCGCGGACCGGTTCACCGGCGGGTACACGACCGCGTTGGGCCAGGCGATCTCCGCCGCCGGCGGCTCGCTGGCCTGGTTCGACCGACAGCTCGCCCCCGACCAGGTCGCCGAGAGCGCCCGAGCCCAGCAGCTGTGGTCGTGGTTCCCGCTGCTCGCCGACACCCCGGCCCAGCGCTACGCCTCCGAGCGCTCGGGCGGTTTCGGCAACTGGGACTACGGCATCGACCTGGCGTCCTGGACGATCCTGCGCCGGGTGCACAGCAACCGCGCCGTGCTGGAGGCGATGGTCGAGCTCTGGTCCGACCATCTGCACGTCCCCGTCGGCTCCGACGGCTGGTACTGGCGGCAGGACTACGACGCGCTGATCCGCACGCACGCACTCGGCAAGTTCTCCACGCTGCTGATCGCCGCATCGCTCCACCCCGCGATGCTGGTCTTCTTGAACAACGCCGAGTCCACCGCCGACCACCCTGATGAGAACCAGGGCCGTGAGCTGCTCGAGCTGCACACCGTCGGCCGTGGTCTCTACGACGAGGACCAGGTCAAGGCATCGGCGCGGATCCTCTCCGGCTGGACGGTGAAGTGGCCCTGGGACGGCGACCACCCGGCGGTCGCGACCTGGAGCGCCTACTACGACCCCGACCGGCACGCCACCACCGCCGCGACGGTCCTCGGGTTCAGCACCGACGGCGACGGGCGCGGGGGGCAGACAGCCAAGGACTACCTCGACTACCTCGCGCATCACCCCTCGACAGCGCGCCGGATCGCCACCAAGATCGCCACCCGGTTCGTCAGCGACACCCCCTCCGATGCGCTCGTCACCAAGCTGGCCCAGGTCTACCTCGCCAGCGACACCGACGTGCGACCGGTGCTGCAGACGCTGGTCCGGCACCCGGAGTTCGCCGCGGCGGCCAAGCAGAAGGTGCGCACGCCGGTGGCCGACATGATCGCCACCCTCCGGCTGCTGGGCGTCGACGTGCAGCCACCCGCCTCGCGCGACGACGCCGCCCACCAGCTCGTCTTCGTCCACGGGGGCCTGCAGCCCTACTCGTGGCCGCGCCCCGACGGCCCCCCCGACAGCGCCGCCGAGTACGCCTCGGCCAGTCGGATGCTGAACAGCTTCGCGATGCACTGGAACCTCGCCGGCGGCTACTGGCCGACCGGCGGCGTCACCTACCGCTCGCCCGGAGCGTTCCTGCCCGCCGGCAAGCCCACCGTCGCGCAGTACGCCGAGCACCTGTGCCGGCTCTTCCACGCCACCGGCACCACCGCCACCACCACCCAGGCGCTCGCCCAGGCGATCGGGATGAGCCCGACCGACACCATCGACCCGACCAGCTGGCAGGGCGAGGGCCTGCAGGAGTGGCTCGGCGTCCGCGCCCTCGGCGTCGTCCTCGACCACCCGCGCCACATGACCCGATGA
- a CDS encoding DUF1501 domain-containing protein: MTRPKSTDPAAGDPCCADYRAGLSRRGFLAGLGAAALGGVAVSVFGDAVRQVAYADTTTTGTSARNVLVVLSLRGAIDGLGVVVPHGDTAYAAARPTIAVPTSKLLAADSMFGLHPGLAPLLPWWQSKQFAAVQAVGLPMPNRSHFSAMEEIEEADPTETVRQGWVNRMIGLDAGTSPTEAVHLTSAMPPTLVSGPAPTLAADRLSDIALVGANPLFDTDASWRARRRQGLQTVWSGATGTLGAAGRQALTVTDVLAQAAATTYQPQNQATYPTAWPATDLAAALKDTAQLIRADVGTEVVSIDFGSWDYHADYGTVDSGNMAGMVGALGSSIAAFLTDLGSDLDRVTVLTISEFGRRLGENGAHGLDHGWGNMMLLFGAGVNGGRYHGTWPGLTDPASPYVDDDLAVTTDYRDVIGEVLAKRFPDRSVAAVFPGHQQSPIGVMS; the protein is encoded by the coding sequence ATGACCCGACCGAAGAGCACCGATCCAGCCGCCGGCGACCCCTGCTGCGCCGACTACCGCGCCGGCCTCTCCCGCCGCGGCTTCCTCGCCGGTCTCGGTGCCGCGGCCCTCGGCGGCGTCGCCGTCAGCGTCTTCGGCGACGCCGTCCGGCAGGTCGCCTATGCCGACACCACGACCACCGGGACGAGCGCCCGCAACGTCTTGGTGGTGCTGTCGCTGCGCGGAGCGATCGACGGCCTCGGAGTCGTCGTCCCGCACGGCGACACCGCCTACGCCGCGGCCCGACCCACCATCGCCGTACCGACCTCGAAGCTGCTGGCGGCCGACTCGATGTTCGGCCTGCACCCCGGCCTGGCACCGCTGCTGCCGTGGTGGCAGTCGAAGCAGTTCGCCGCCGTGCAGGCGGTCGGCCTGCCGATGCCGAACCGGTCGCACTTCTCCGCGATGGAGGAGATCGAGGAGGCGGACCCGACCGAGACCGTGCGGCAGGGGTGGGTCAACCGGATGATCGGCCTCGACGCCGGCACCTCGCCGACCGAGGCCGTGCACCTGACCTCGGCCATGCCACCGACGCTGGTGTCGGGTCCGGCGCCGACGCTGGCCGCCGACCGGCTCTCCGACATCGCGCTGGTCGGGGCGAACCCGCTCTTCGACACCGACGCCTCCTGGCGGGCGCGGCGGCGGCAGGGCCTGCAGACCGTCTGGAGCGGCGCGACCGGCACGCTGGGCGCGGCCGGCCGGCAGGCGCTGACCGTCACCGACGTGCTGGCACAGGCCGCGGCGACGACGTACCAGCCGCAGAACCAGGCGACGTACCCGACCGCATGGCCGGCCACGGACCTGGCCGCGGCGCTGAAGGACACCGCCCAGCTCATCCGTGCCGACGTCGGCACGGAGGTGGTCTCGATCGACTTCGGCTCCTGGGACTACCACGCGGACTACGGGACAGTGGACAGCGGCAACATGGCCGGCATGGTCGGCGCGCTCGGCTCGAGCATCGCCGCGTTCCTCACCGACCTCGGCTCGGACCTGGACCGCGTCACGGTGCTGACGATCAGCGAGTTCGGCCGTCGGCTGGGCGAGAACGGAGCCCACGGTCTCGACCACGGCTGGGGCAACATGATGCTGCTCTTCGGTGCGGGCGTGAACGGCGGCCGCTACCACGGCACCTGGCCCGGCCTCACCGATCCGGCCAGCCCGTACGTCGACGACGACCTGGCGGTGACCACCGACTACCGCGACGTGATCGGTGAGGTGCTGGCCAAGCGCTTCCCCGACCGGAGTGTGGCCGCCGTGTTCCCCGGCCACCAGCAGAGCCCGATCGGCGTCATGAGCTGA
- a CDS encoding PadR family transcriptional regulator — protein MMNESPDERRGPRGHGGRSGGRGGRDGNGGRDGRGNRRRGGRRRGDIRRLLLAGLIDGPAHGYELMRRLEERSDGRWRPSPGSVYPMLQQLEDEGLVRSAEGEGRRAYELTDEGRAQADPSALDELASTGEDDPAAGLREEIEQLHLAVRQVRAVGGGDQIAEVAGVLRQARQTIYRLLAEA, from the coding sequence ATGATGAACGAATCACCAGATGAGCGCCGCGGGCCCCGCGGGCACGGCGGTCGCTCCGGCGGTCGTGGCGGCCGCGACGGAAACGGCGGCCGCGACGGACGAGGCAACCGCCGGCGCGGTGGCCGCCGGCGCGGCGACATCAGGCGGCTGCTGCTCGCCGGCCTGATCGACGGCCCGGCCCACGGCTATGAGCTGATGCGCCGGCTCGAGGAGCGCTCCGACGGGCGCTGGCGGCCGAGCCCCGGCTCTGTCTACCCGATGCTCCAGCAGCTGGAGGACGAGGGGCTGGTCCGCAGCGCCGAGGGCGAGGGTCGTCGGGCCTACGAGCTCACCGACGAGGGCCGCGCCCAGGCCGACCCGTCCGCCCTGGACGAGCTCGCCAGCACCGGCGAGGACGATCCCGCAGCCGGTCTGCGCGAGGAGATCGAGCAGCTCCACCTCGCGGTCCGGCAGGTGCGCGCCGTGGGCGGCGGGGACCAGATCGCCGAGGTCGCCGGCGTTCTTCGCCAGGCGCGTCAGACGATCTACCGCCTGCTCGCCGAGGCCTGA
- a CDS encoding arylsulfotransferase family protein: protein MHHQRIGLLATTAATALTLTAALAATVPAADAATYGHRSHDVHHVLPSAADTSAAPPVTVTKNKLGSRAKGDIFVAPYGTSDTYASGAEILSPNGKKVLWYHRAAAGKTIADFRTQTYRGKKVLTFWQGTGLGGVATGTDYIYNDKYRQIAEVHAGNGLSADGHEFLITKKNTALILSYTTATADLTSIGGPANQTVIDGVVQEVDIRTGKVLFSWNSADHVPYSESQQPLPASASTPWDWFHVNAVKEQGRKHLLIDARNTWTAYDVNRRSGAIDWKLGGKNSSFTLKAADGTELNDAGRIFAWQHDAEAHGHGLITVFDNESAGTANTGQGAVSSLGHSRSTKIRLDLKHRTATLVKEYDEPTGTLASSQGNTQLLSNGHVFTGWGALPHLSEFNARGKDVFDASYPTGFVSYRAYRLPWKARR from the coding sequence ATGCACCACCAGCGGATCGGGCTGCTGGCGACCACCGCCGCGACAGCCCTCACCCTGACCGCCGCCCTCGCTGCCACCGTCCCCGCCGCCGACGCGGCGACGTACGGACATCGCAGCCACGACGTCCACCACGTGCTGCCGAGTGCTGCCGACACCTCGGCAGCGCCGCCGGTCACCGTGACCAAGAACAAGCTCGGTAGCCGGGCGAAGGGCGACATCTTCGTCGCTCCCTACGGGACGTCGGACACGTACGCGAGCGGCGCCGAGATCCTCAGCCCGAACGGCAAGAAGGTGCTCTGGTACCACCGGGCCGCCGCCGGCAAGACCATCGCCGACTTCCGCACCCAGACCTACCGCGGCAAGAAGGTCCTGACCTTCTGGCAGGGCACCGGCCTCGGCGGCGTGGCGACCGGGACCGACTACATCTACAACGACAAGTACCGCCAGATCGCCGAGGTGCACGCGGGCAACGGGCTCAGCGCGGACGGGCACGAGTTCCTCATCACCAAGAAGAACACAGCGCTGATCCTGAGCTACACCACCGCGACCGCCGACCTCACCTCGATCGGTGGCCCGGCGAACCAGACGGTGATCGACGGGGTCGTCCAGGAGGTCGACATCCGCACCGGCAAGGTGCTGTTCTCCTGGAACAGCGCCGACCACGTCCCCTACTCCGAGAGCCAGCAGCCGCTGCCGGCCAGTGCGAGCACCCCCTGGGACTGGTTCCACGTCAACGCCGTCAAGGAGCAGGGACGCAAGCACCTGCTCATCGACGCCCGCAACACGTGGACGGCGTACGACGTCAACCGCCGCTCGGGTGCGATCGACTGGAAGCTCGGCGGCAAGAACAGCTCGTTCACCCTGAAGGCGGCCGACGGCACCGAACTCAACGATGCCGGCCGCATCTTCGCCTGGCAGCACGACGCCGAGGCCCACGGCCACGGTCTGATCACCGTCTTCGACAACGAGTCGGCAGGCACCGCCAACACCGGTCAGGGCGCTGTCTCCTCGCTCGGCCACAGCCGCTCGACCAAGATCCGCCTCGACCTGAAGCACCGCACGGCCACCCTGGTCAAGGAGTACGACGAGCCCACGGGCACCCTCGCCTCCTCGCAGGGCAACACCCAGCTGCTGTCGAACGGACACGTCTTCACCGGCTGGGGCGCCCTGCCGCACCTGTCGGAGTTCAACGCCCGGGGCAAGGACGTCTTCGACGCCAGCTATCCGACCGGGTTCGTCAGCTATCGCGCCTACCGGCTGCCCTGGAAGGCACGCCGCTAG